One genomic window of Corynebacterium pseudotuberculosis includes the following:
- a CDS encoding PP2C family protein-serine/threonine phosphatase: MLRLNYAVASDRGLVRGNNEDSAYAGPHLIALADGMGGHAAGEVASQLMIKHLMPLDASPDDNDMLALLASGADDANRAIAQGVRDEPATNGMGTTLTAIMFNGTDLAMCHVGDSRGYRYRDGELEQITVDDTYVQSLVDKGELSPEDVSTHPQRSMILKAYTGRPVEPTLTMLEARAGDRLLLCSDGLSDPVTHSTIETAIAQGTPAEVARKLVDLALRSGGPDNVTVVVADIVEGPSDDQELPVVPVTAGALNGEQPEDPRPDTSAGRAAIVMAARQPQTIPARDAHTVTADQANAVNTNEPPTDGEKKSGRGKFWAGIITLLVIAAAIAGGWWAKTMVDNNYYVTTANEEGLENAIVIERGVDLEFFGKPLHSTYQYACLNSSGDLSLIPENSHDTCHRFRLKDLTESARSSVASLPEGNYNDVQQQVQQLANQLLPVCVTREAVTKPDEKKPEDQAPNGAPPQAEANPAAPQEQEGASPSKKPEPGDLSTPGVTCREVK, from the coding sequence ATGCTCAGACTTAATTATGCGGTGGCCTCCGATAGAGGCCTCGTGCGCGGGAATAACGAGGACTCTGCATACGCGGGTCCTCACCTCATTGCGCTTGCCGACGGCATGGGCGGTCACGCAGCGGGTGAGGTGGCATCGCAGCTGATGATCAAGCACCTCATGCCGCTCGACGCCAGCCCCGACGACAACGATATGCTCGCGCTGCTTGCATCGGGCGCCGACGACGCTAACCGGGCGATCGCGCAGGGCGTGCGGGATGAACCGGCCACCAACGGCATGGGCACCACGCTCACCGCAATCATGTTCAACGGCACCGACCTGGCAATGTGCCACGTTGGCGATTCCCGCGGCTACCGCTATCGCGATGGCGAACTTGAACAAATCACTGTGGATGACACCTATGTGCAGTCACTAGTAGATAAAGGCGAGCTCTCCCCTGAAGACGTCTCCACGCATCCGCAGCGTTCTATGATTTTGAAGGCCTACACTGGCCGCCCCGTTGAGCCTACGCTCACCATGCTAGAAGCCCGTGCTGGCGATCGGCTGTTGCTATGTTCCGACGGACTCTCTGACCCAGTAACGCACTCGACCATAGAAACTGCTATTGCCCAAGGGACTCCCGCCGAGGTGGCCCGCAAGCTCGTGGACCTAGCGCTGCGTTCTGGTGGCCCGGATAACGTCACCGTAGTGGTCGCTGACATCGTGGAAGGCCCCAGTGACGACCAAGAGCTCCCTGTAGTCCCCGTAACAGCAGGGGCATTGAACGGAGAACAACCAGAGGATCCCCGTCCCGATACCTCAGCGGGTCGGGCTGCCATAGTGATGGCGGCACGCCAGCCACAGACTATCCCGGCGCGCGATGCACACACGGTTACAGCAGATCAGGCTAATGCCGTCAACACTAACGAGCCCCCCACCGATGGTGAGAAGAAAAGCGGACGCGGTAAATTTTGGGCGGGCATCATCACACTTCTTGTGATTGCTGCAGCCATAGCCGGTGGCTGGTGGGCAAAAACCATGGTAGATAACAATTATTACGTGACCACTGCCAATGAAGAAGGTCTAGAAAACGCGATCGTGATTGAACGCGGCGTGGATCTTGAATTCTTTGGTAAGCCACTACATTCCACTTACCAATATGCCTGCCTGAATTCCAGTGGCGATCTCTCCCTTATTCCTGAGAATTCTCACGATACTTGCCACCGCTTCCGGCTCAAAGACCTCACCGAGTCTGCACGTAGTTCCGTCGCTAGCCTGCCGGAAGGCAACTACAACGACGTACAGCAGCAAGTGCAGCAGTTAGCCAATCAGCTGCTGCCGGTATGCGTCACCCGCGAGGCTGTGACTAAACCGGACGAGAAGAAGCCCGAAGACCAAGCACCTAATGGTGCACCCCCTCAAGCGGAAGCAAACCCCGCTGCTCCTCAGGAGCAGGAGGGGGCGTCGCCAAGCAAAAAGCCGGAGCCGGGTGATCTCTCCACTCCCGGAGTGACTTGTAGAGAGGTGAAGTAA
- a CDS encoding FHA domain-containing protein FhaB/FipA, giving the protein MESVIVFSLRIALLVLLWLLILLALWIQRKDAKTASQSSGAPVAAPAIPGAMNVSKPAKRGGTPRQIVIVEGPLMGSRLDLGSLDEITLGRAKECTFVVGDDYASARHARLIKRGNEWFVEDLDSRNGTFVGGYRIDQPEKISTGSDIKIGRTTVRLAA; this is encoded by the coding sequence GTGGAATCCGTTATTGTTTTCAGCTTGCGCATCGCTCTACTGGTGCTCTTATGGCTGCTGATCCTGCTTGCGCTGTGGATCCAACGTAAAGATGCCAAGACGGCATCACAGTCAAGCGGAGCCCCCGTAGCTGCGCCGGCCATTCCCGGCGCGATGAACGTAAGCAAGCCAGCAAAGCGAGGCGGCACACCGCGCCAGATCGTGATTGTTGAGGGCCCATTGATGGGCTCACGTCTGGATTTGGGCTCATTGGATGAGATTACATTGGGCCGAGCCAAAGAGTGCACGTTTGTTGTCGGCGACGATTATGCGTCGGCACGCCATGCGCGTTTGATAAAGCGCGGCAACGAGTGGTTTGTGGAGGATCTAGACTCCCGCAACGGAACGTTTGTGGGCGGTTATCGCATTGACCAACCAGAAAAAATTAGCACTGGTAGTGACATTAAAATCGGGCGTACAACGGTGAGGTTGGCTGCTTAA
- a CDS encoding DUF3662 and FHA domain-containing protein, whose translation MSLMDKMARLDSAMQRGLDNGFAFVFGGKVVPAEIEELLKQEAQDNLVRTYEGDVEAPNVFHIGVSPKDLANLSQRYPSLADDFADQMSRYNRNQGWTCVGPVVVTIAIESGLRTGQLRAFSSVDPTPTGYSGFQGIDYAAPDSVDADDIEDIEDADNTDPKGSQWDSDSFQDDESEDVVQHYQSPQFPQEPRTEYLTAQAPEAIHTEVPVPPAAPTTPTVSLLLQDGSSRTYLVHEGSNIIGRSNDADFRLPDTGVSRQHAEITWNGHDAILTDLKSTNGTTVNDTPIDNWLLEDGDVITVGHSHIEVRIVHPTYY comes from the coding sequence ATGTCTTTAATGGACAAGATGGCCAGGCTGGATAGCGCCATGCAGCGCGGCCTGGACAATGGCTTCGCCTTCGTCTTTGGCGGCAAAGTAGTTCCTGCAGAGATCGAGGAGCTTCTCAAGCAGGAGGCCCAGGATAATCTAGTCCGTACATATGAGGGTGACGTCGAGGCGCCAAATGTTTTTCATATTGGTGTAAGCCCTAAGGATCTGGCCAATCTTTCACAGCGTTATCCTTCACTCGCTGATGATTTCGCAGATCAAATGAGCCGCTACAACCGTAATCAAGGCTGGACATGCGTGGGCCCTGTTGTAGTAACCATTGCCATTGAGTCAGGTTTACGTACAGGCCAGTTACGCGCCTTTTCAAGTGTTGATCCAACTCCCACTGGCTATAGCGGCTTCCAAGGAATTGATTATGCCGCACCCGATTCCGTTGATGCAGACGATATAGAAGATATAGAGGACGCAGACAATACGGATCCCAAGGGATCGCAGTGGGATTCCGATTCTTTCCAGGACGATGAAAGCGAGGACGTCGTGCAGCACTATCAGTCGCCGCAGTTCCCCCAAGAGCCCCGCACCGAGTATCTTACGGCGCAGGCCCCCGAGGCTATCCACACGGAGGTTCCAGTTCCTCCGGCAGCACCGACTACCCCAACGGTCAGCTTATTGTTGCAGGATGGTTCTTCTCGGACCTATCTAGTCCATGAAGGTTCCAACATTATCGGACGCAGCAACGACGCAGATTTCCGTCTTCCTGATACCGGCGTATCCCGGCAACACGCAGAAATTACGTGGAATGGACACGATGCCATCCTTACGGATTTGAAATCCACAAATGGCACAACTGTCAATGACACCCCTATTGATAACTGGCTGCTTGAAGACGGCGACGTGATCACCGTAGGACATTCCCACATTGAAGTCCGTATTGTTCATCCCACGTACTATTAA
- a CDS encoding CPBP family intramembrane glutamic endopeptidase has translation MSQTQNRYAGISPPPRITHLLWATVLLISMVIGAVSGGFAAGFLAKKIQAPVTDFIVVGGMLGASLLGIALFYLGFIQRCHWGRRELGFISSSRSLWHLMWWFPLTVTIGSIGAMIVGTSMGLSSKEADNAAAGFHLGPIASIALLAGTILIVPFFEEVIFRRVLLDWLATKMPIQFASFLVILAFTLAHVSPAIMAYVFFLGISLGLARLWFSTMWAPLIVHAANNALVTIIALSA, from the coding sequence ATGAGCCAAACACAAAACCGATACGCCGGAATCTCACCGCCTCCTCGCATTACGCATTTACTATGGGCAACAGTCTTACTTATCAGCATGGTGATTGGTGCCGTATCTGGAGGATTTGCCGCCGGTTTTTTGGCTAAGAAAATCCAGGCACCAGTAACCGACTTTATTGTGGTCGGCGGCATGCTCGGAGCATCGCTGCTAGGCATTGCGCTTTTCTATCTAGGCTTCATACAACGATGCCACTGGGGACGACGAGAACTCGGTTTTATATCTTCAAGCAGATCGCTCTGGCACCTTATGTGGTGGTTCCCATTGACTGTCACGATCGGCAGCATTGGAGCAATGATCGTCGGAACTTCAATGGGATTATCGTCTAAGGAAGCTGATAACGCTGCAGCAGGGTTCCACCTAGGCCCAATTGCGTCCATCGCCTTACTCGCAGGAACCATCCTCATTGTCCCTTTCTTTGAAGAAGTAATCTTCCGACGCGTCCTCCTTGACTGGCTAGCCACCAAAATGCCAATACAGTTTGCGTCTTTTCTCGTGATTCTGGCATTCACTCTGGCTCACGTCTCACCCGCGATAATGGCGTACGTGTTTTTCTTAGGGATCTCTCTGGGGCTCGCCAGACTGTGGTTTTCCACGATGTGGGCACCCCTTATCGTCCACGCAGCCAACAACGCTCTGGTGACAATCATTGCGCTAAGCGCGTAA
- a CDS encoding DUF2812 domain-containing protein, with protein MNTIRIGSGLAFSPNKDLELFSRMAAKGKHLSGVGLAGHGWTFKDGEPEHAIFDLVYEHNPHQDFYDIFAAAGWTHVLSASNIHVFKAPPGTTPAHTSIESKREEFTRQIKIFSRYSATALAVFIAAVFIITYVQLPSWVAPLVLVITLAPVVYTVMPLLGYCWHRFRLPAPQSLA; from the coding sequence ATGAACACAATCCGAATAGGAAGCGGACTCGCTTTCTCCCCCAACAAGGATCTTGAACTGTTTTCCCGCATGGCAGCCAAAGGAAAACACCTCTCAGGAGTCGGCCTTGCCGGACACGGATGGACCTTTAAAGACGGAGAACCCGAGCACGCGATCTTTGACCTTGTCTACGAACACAACCCACACCAAGATTTCTATGATATTTTCGCCGCAGCCGGATGGACGCATGTCCTAAGCGCGAGCAACATTCACGTCTTCAAAGCACCGCCTGGAACTACTCCGGCTCACACCAGCATCGAATCCAAGCGTGAAGAATTCACCCGCCAGATAAAGATTTTCTCCCGTTACAGCGCAACAGCCCTGGCAGTCTTCATCGCAGCTGTTTTTATCATCACCTACGTCCAGCTACCTTCTTGGGTCGCTCCCCTGGTGCTGGTGATAACGCTCGCCCCTGTGGTGTACACCGTGATGCCGCTTCTGGGTTACTGTTGGCACCGATTCAGGCTCCCCGCACCGCAATCGCTTGCTTGA
- a CDS encoding PadR family transcriptional regulator has translation MARSSGFDNGNLSDAAVHILLALIEPRHGYAVMQFLHDASHGHIDIGPASLYTTLKKLTAANLITEVDTDENRRIYHITPHGHEVLTDNLERRRQLITMVDSILETS, from the coding sequence ATGGCCCGCAGTTCAGGATTTGATAACGGCAATCTCAGCGACGCCGCCGTTCATATCCTCTTAGCCCTCATCGAACCTCGCCATGGCTACGCAGTAATGCAGTTTCTTCACGACGCAAGCCACGGACATATCGACATCGGCCCAGCCTCGTTGTACACCACGCTGAAAAAACTCACCGCAGCCAATCTGATCACTGAGGTAGATACCGACGAGAACCGCCGCATTTACCACATCACCCCCCACGGGCACGAGGTTCTCACAGACAATCTCGAACGCCGCCGCCAACTCATCACCATGGTCGACTCAATTCTGGAGACATCATGA
- a CDS encoding ABC transporter substrate-binding protein: protein MRISQSLTVITSTALLLTACGSSVTAPETSTSSTAKAVTISNCGRELSFDKAPEALVGMHPAQTELLIRLGLKDKIVGQAQAKAQALPDDVVDKAKNIPTIGGVMPPSREELLAVKPDFVYSPTTYEFSAKQGFASIEQLKEAGAAAYVATGGCEDRRMTGEVSDLFTDLANLGTIFGVQEEAQKMIDKDKAELEGVENALKDQKKLRVAQIYREGDTLQAIGAGIEYDILKRAGADNVFTPDQKNFSEFFASTLTPEALAAENPEAIVFAAYDADHEQSTRDYLTKTFPDMPAVRENRIISVSTSDMFPGTQGNIKAVKHIASQLYPGAVK from the coding sequence ATGCGTATCTCTCAATCCCTCACCGTTATAACCTCCACAGCACTACTACTCACGGCTTGTGGCTCTTCCGTAACAGCACCAGAAACATCCACCAGCTCAACAGCCAAGGCCGTGACCATATCCAACTGTGGTCGGGAACTCAGCTTTGATAAAGCACCCGAGGCCCTCGTAGGCATGCATCCAGCACAAACAGAGCTGCTGATCCGCCTAGGACTGAAGGATAAGATCGTTGGACAGGCTCAAGCGAAAGCACAGGCCTTGCCTGATGACGTTGTGGATAAGGCAAAAAACATCCCCACCATTGGCGGCGTGATGCCCCCGAGCCGCGAGGAACTCCTTGCGGTTAAACCGGACTTTGTTTACTCCCCCACCACCTATGAGTTCTCCGCCAAACAGGGGTTTGCCAGCATAGAGCAGCTCAAAGAAGCTGGCGCCGCCGCCTATGTTGCCACTGGCGGCTGCGAAGACCGGCGCATGACAGGTGAGGTTTCTGACCTCTTCACTGACCTCGCCAACCTAGGAACCATCTTTGGGGTGCAAGAAGAGGCTCAGAAGATGATTGATAAAGACAAAGCCGAGCTCGAAGGCGTAGAAAATGCGCTTAAAGATCAAAAGAAACTACGCGTCGCGCAGATCTACAGGGAAGGCGACACCTTGCAAGCCATCGGCGCTGGGATCGAATATGACATCCTCAAGCGCGCCGGAGCAGACAACGTTTTCACCCCAGACCAGAAGAACTTCTCCGAGTTCTTCGCCTCAACGTTAACCCCCGAGGCACTTGCAGCCGAGAACCCCGAGGCCATCGTCTTTGCGGCCTATGACGCAGACCATGAACAATCCACACGCGATTACTTAACCAAGACGTTCCCCGACATGCCGGCAGTCCGGGAAAACCGCATTATCTCAGTCTCCACGTCCGATATGTTCCCCGGAACACAAGGAAACATTAAAGCCGTGAAGCACATCGCCAGCCAGCTCTACCCCGGCGCGGTTAAATAG
- a CDS encoding ABC transporter ATP-binding protein produces MNIEFDCVSVELSGRTVVDRVSASVESGQILGLVGPNGSGKSTLLRTVYRGLNPASGTVRLGGEDVRALSHREVARRVAVMLQDSPTDFDLTVEETVMLGRAPHHSILGRDTDKDVRIVEEAMHATDVVELADRMVFTLSGGQRQRVLLARALAQRTPALLLDEPSNHLDISHQHELMSTVAYHGGTVIAALHDLNLAMHYCDRVLLLKQGSVVAMGTPSQVLTPELIRETFAINAHLLPGPVDPVLAFTPLSSSL; encoded by the coding sequence ATGAACATCGAATTTGATTGCGTGAGCGTGGAATTATCCGGCCGGACTGTCGTTGATCGAGTCAGCGCTTCAGTGGAATCTGGTCAGATCCTCGGGCTGGTGGGGCCAAACGGCTCAGGCAAGTCCACGCTTCTTCGCACCGTGTACCGCGGCCTTAACCCCGCGTCAGGAACCGTACGACTAGGAGGTGAGGATGTTCGCGCGCTTTCTCATCGCGAGGTTGCCCGGCGCGTGGCGGTCATGCTGCAGGATTCTCCCACCGATTTCGATTTAACCGTTGAGGAGACAGTGATGTTGGGGCGCGCCCCGCATCATTCGATTCTGGGCCGAGACACCGATAAGGACGTCCGCATCGTGGAGGAGGCGATGCACGCCACCGACGTCGTAGAACTCGCGGACCGCATGGTCTTTACGCTGTCCGGCGGCCAGCGACAACGGGTGCTACTTGCCCGCGCGCTTGCCCAGCGCACCCCGGCTTTGCTTCTCGACGAACCCAGCAATCACCTCGACATCAGCCACCAACATGAGCTCATGTCCACCGTGGCTTATCACGGTGGCACGGTCATCGCAGCACTGCACGATCTAAATCTTGCAATGCACTATTGCGACCGGGTACTCCTCCTCAAACAGGGATCAGTGGTGGCCATGGGCACTCCTTCACAAGTTCTCACACCAGAACTCATCCGCGAGACTTTTGCCATCAACGCCCACCTACTCCCAGGTCCAGTCGATCCTGTTCTCGCGTTTACTCCCCTTTCCTCCAGCCTTTAA
- a CDS encoding FecCD family ABC transporter permease translates to MPHHNAIKQLSGKTAGASKQLTTRRRQTAKTRLICAVLTVAILILLIVSGATGTVDVSLLEAAQIVTGHLIPNMPWMSDGSLSTLQDQAVWQFRLPRTLLAGVAGAGLALAGALMQVTVRNPLAEPYILGVSSGASVGAVLVIVLGSAALGGLPLNIAAFLGALCACIAVSLLARKDGTLSPTRMILAGVALGTLLSAITSYLTISTSAQNVVSVMFFLLGSVSAASLSSVVAPLVALLVSLVVTYMLARHLNVLMTGDESAMSLGVNATKLRALLLVIASVLTGTVVAVAGGIGFVGLVVPHIARIAVGADHRRMIPVTVLGGMAFLMAADLLARTIAHPTEIPLGILTAFVGAPFFLWLMRQGGAEKAGYGR, encoded by the coding sequence GTGCCCCACCACAATGCGATTAAACAGCTCAGCGGCAAAACGGCGGGTGCCAGTAAGCAACTCACCACCCGCCGACGCCAAACAGCCAAGACACGACTCATCTGCGCCGTCCTAACCGTTGCCATCCTCATTCTTCTTATCGTTTCCGGAGCAACCGGAACCGTTGACGTCAGCCTTTTAGAGGCTGCACAAATAGTGACAGGGCATCTCATTCCCAATATGCCCTGGATGAGCGATGGCAGCCTTAGCACCCTGCAAGATCAGGCCGTATGGCAATTTCGACTTCCCCGCACACTACTAGCAGGGGTCGCGGGAGCAGGACTAGCGCTAGCAGGGGCATTAATGCAGGTTACCGTGCGCAATCCATTGGCAGAGCCTTATATCCTCGGAGTCTCCTCCGGAGCAAGCGTAGGGGCCGTGCTGGTGATCGTTCTTGGTTCAGCAGCTCTTGGCGGCCTCCCCTTAAACATCGCCGCATTCCTAGGCGCTCTGTGCGCATGCATCGCAGTCTCACTCCTGGCAAGGAAAGATGGCACACTTTCTCCCACTCGCATGATCCTGGCGGGCGTCGCTTTGGGCACATTGCTGAGCGCTATAACAAGCTACCTCACCATTTCCACCAGCGCACAAAACGTGGTGAGCGTGATGTTCTTCCTGTTGGGATCGGTGTCGGCGGCGTCGTTAAGCAGTGTGGTGGCACCGTTGGTCGCGCTTCTTGTTTCACTCGTGGTGACCTACATGCTGGCAAGGCATCTCAATGTACTTATGACTGGCGATGAATCTGCCATGTCCTTAGGAGTGAATGCGACGAAACTTCGCGCACTCCTTTTGGTCATAGCGTCGGTCCTCACTGGGACCGTGGTGGCTGTTGCCGGTGGCATCGGATTTGTGGGTCTTGTTGTTCCCCATATCGCGCGCATCGCGGTGGGAGCAGATCACCGCCGAATGATTCCGGTAACGGTACTGGGTGGCATGGCGTTTCTTATGGCAGCAGATCTACTAGCCCGCACAATCGCGCACCCTACGGAGATTCCGCTGGGCATCCTCACCGCTTTTGTTGGTGCGCCCTTCTTCCTGTGGCTTATGCGCCAGGGTGGCGCAGAGAAGGCGGGGTATGGCCGATGA
- a CDS encoding magnesium transporter, translated as MHQANLSPTTPSADATMVEVLRSHTPEAAAQWFAAMPHSTVTTLITDLSTDDLYTLATTLTPENARTLLTVFGPEATARVLHALSPRECAELVVTLDTDVAAQTLRRLAMDSEEFVDDLLSALPVATSAVLSRVLSWPAECAGAWMRPEAIKIPVHSSVGTAAEACRQAPSTFNEGIFIVDSDMHLVGWLAPATLITSPDRTPVEDVMVDAATVRTWSTKPLSDQEQATELAHRSPTGTVPVLDADHVLGVITRNSITRIHESELREDNALQGGASPLEVSYRQASIKQLWRVRIVWLALLFLAEMYTGTVLRHFQDELEAVVALAFFIPLLIGTGGNIGTQITTTLIRAMSTESLRLHDMGRVLPKELGAGLLLGLAMGLLGAIRAWSLGVVQPVILTVAIALVCICLWSSLIASFLPLLLKRFGADPAVVSGPMISTIVDGTGLVIYFTVARLIILGN; from the coding sequence ATGCATCAGGCCAATCTTTCACCAACTACACCATCGGCAGATGCCACAATGGTGGAAGTTCTGCGTTCACACACGCCAGAAGCTGCCGCCCAATGGTTTGCAGCCATGCCGCACAGCACGGTGACCACGCTGATCACAGACCTTTCCACGGACGATCTATATACACTGGCCACCACCCTAACGCCAGAGAACGCCCGGACTCTGCTTACAGTCTTTGGGCCCGAAGCAACCGCTCGCGTCCTACATGCTTTATCACCACGAGAATGTGCGGAGCTCGTGGTTACGCTTGATACCGATGTTGCCGCACAAACATTACGGCGGCTGGCTATGGATTCCGAAGAATTCGTCGACGATCTTCTATCAGCATTACCCGTGGCCACCTCAGCTGTACTCTCACGTGTGCTTTCCTGGCCCGCAGAATGCGCAGGCGCCTGGATGCGTCCGGAAGCAATCAAAATCCCAGTGCATTCCAGTGTAGGAACGGCTGCAGAGGCGTGTCGTCAAGCCCCTTCTACATTCAACGAAGGCATCTTTATCGTAGATTCAGACATGCACTTGGTGGGATGGCTCGCACCAGCAACTCTCATTACCTCTCCAGATCGGACACCGGTCGAGGACGTCATGGTCGATGCCGCCACGGTAAGAACATGGTCAACTAAGCCGCTCAGCGACCAAGAGCAGGCAACAGAATTGGCTCACCGCTCCCCCACAGGTACAGTCCCCGTTCTGGATGCCGACCATGTCCTTGGGGTAATCACCCGAAACTCCATCACGCGCATTCACGAGTCGGAATTGCGAGAAGATAATGCCCTCCAGGGAGGTGCCTCGCCACTCGAGGTCTCATACCGGCAAGCTTCAATAAAACAACTGTGGCGGGTCCGAATAGTCTGGTTGGCGCTATTGTTCTTGGCCGAGATGTACACAGGAACTGTCTTGCGCCATTTTCAGGATGAATTAGAAGCAGTGGTTGCACTGGCGTTTTTCATCCCTCTGCTGATTGGCACCGGCGGAAACATAGGCACCCAAATCACAACCACCCTCATTAGGGCAATGAGCACTGAGAGTTTAAGACTCCACGACATGGGCCGCGTACTGCCTAAAGAATTAGGTGCCGGCTTACTACTGGGATTGGCCATGGGTCTACTAGGAGCGATTCGTGCTTGGTCTTTAGGGGTGGTCCAACCGGTTATCCTGACAGTCGCCATAGCTCTGGTGTGTATTTGCCTGTGGTCATCCCTGATCGCTTCCTTCCTTCCGCTCCTACTCAAAAGGTTTGGCGCAGATCCCGCGGTGGTATCTGGTCCTATGATTTCTACGATTGTGGACGGCACAGGGCTCGTCATCTATTTCACTGTTGCTCGGCTCATCATTCTGGGAAATTAA
- a CDS encoding alpha-amylase family glycosyl hydrolase, producing the protein MFNPRNGLPVPPAWLETAIFYEIYPQSFYDSNGDGIGDIQGIVDKLDYIADLGANALWINPCFDSPFKDAGYDVRDYYTVAPRYGTNADLEKLFTEAHNRGIKVLLDLVPGHTSEQNDWFQYSCKAEPNQYSDRYIWTSHAFDNGDGLPFIGGEAPRNGTYILNFFKSQPALNYGFNKKTRPWQQSVDAPGPVANQEEMANIMRYWLDKGADGFRVDMADSLVKFDGEDKQETIKVWQKIFARFRNDYPEAAFVSEWGKPIQALKAGFDMDFYLDWRNNGYNILARNTDDPLGRSEDLSFFKQVSGTSPQEFIDQYWPQYEQIRDLGYFSLISCNHDTPRLAPRLNDAERRLFFMFLLTMPGVPFIYYGDEIGMRYLDIPTKEGGYQRTGTRTPMQWDAAKKNYGFSSAQTEELYLPQDTAADAPDAASQMLDPAALRPFIQKLIGLRSQHPELHADSDFSFLWAHDNSRILAYRRESSDGKRCAVALNAGDTADSITLESPATIIVSSGDARVEDNTVHLGPSSGVVVELA; encoded by the coding sequence ATGTTTAACCCTCGAAACGGACTTCCCGTTCCTCCTGCATGGCTTGAAACGGCGATCTTTTATGAGATCTATCCGCAAAGTTTCTACGATTCTAACGGTGATGGAATCGGCGACATACAGGGGATCGTCGACAAGCTTGATTACATAGCCGACCTTGGCGCAAACGCGTTATGGATCAACCCTTGCTTCGATTCCCCCTTTAAGGACGCAGGATACGACGTCCGCGATTACTACACAGTGGCACCGCGCTACGGCACTAATGCTGACCTAGAAAAGCTATTCACGGAAGCCCACAACAGAGGGATCAAAGTTCTACTCGACCTTGTCCCCGGACACACCAGTGAGCAGAACGACTGGTTCCAGTATTCCTGTAAAGCAGAACCCAACCAGTATTCGGATCGCTACATCTGGACATCTCACGCCTTTGATAACGGCGACGGCCTTCCCTTCATCGGAGGCGAGGCACCCCGCAATGGCACCTATATCCTCAATTTTTTCAAGAGCCAACCGGCACTCAACTATGGCTTTAACAAGAAAACACGCCCCTGGCAGCAAAGCGTTGATGCCCCTGGTCCGGTAGCTAACCAAGAAGAGATGGCCAACATCATGCGCTACTGGTTGGACAAAGGCGCGGACGGTTTCCGAGTAGACATGGCCGATTCCTTGGTCAAATTTGATGGTGAAGATAAACAAGAAACCATCAAGGTGTGGCAGAAAATCTTTGCGAGATTCCGCAATGACTACCCTGAGGCGGCATTTGTCTCAGAATGGGGCAAGCCTATTCAGGCGCTTAAGGCCGGCTTTGACATGGACTTTTACCTAGATTGGCGCAACAACGGCTATAACATCTTGGCCCGCAACACAGACGATCCGCTAGGGCGCAGCGAAGACCTCAGCTTTTTCAAGCAGGTGTCCGGAACCTCGCCACAGGAGTTCATCGACCAATACTGGCCGCAATATGAGCAGATCCGCGATCTTGGGTACTTCAGCCTAATCTCTTGCAATCATGACACCCCGCGTCTTGCGCCTCGGCTCAACGATGCCGAGCGCCGCCTGTTCTTCATGTTTCTACTCACCATGCCCGGCGTCCCATTCATCTACTATGGCGATGAAATTGGCATGCGCTACCTCGATATCCCAACTAAAGAGGGCGGATACCAACGCACTGGTACCCGCACGCCAATGCAGTGGGATGCGGCGAAGAAAAACTACGGGTTCTCCAGCGCACAAACAGAGGAGCTATATCTTCCACAAGACACAGCCGCTGATGCCCCGGATGCGGCCTCGCAAATGCTGGATCCCGCGGCGTTACGCCCCTTCATACAAAAGCTCATCGGGCTGCGGTCGCAACATCCAGAGCTGCACGCAGACAGCGACTTCTCATTCCTGTGGGCACACGATAACTCCCGAATCCTCGCTTATCGCAGAGAATCCTCAGACGGAAAGCGCTGTGCAGTAGCCCTTAATGCCGGCGACACCGCAGATAGCATCACTCTAGAGTCCCCGGCGACCATCATCGTGAGCTCCGGCGACGCCCGAGTGGAGGACAACACCGTGCACTTGGGGCCGTCATCGGGAGTAGTGGTGGAATTAGCTTAA